In a genomic window of Candidatus Nanopelagicales bacterium:
- a CDS encoding mandelate racemase yields the protein MNSTVDLPIDEVAASVHTIATDGDEADGTMQWSATTAIVVKVSAGPFTGVGWTYTDGAAATLINDTLGPSLTTFRAHQTTAIHEHLRRLTRNLGRPGLASMAISAIDIAVWDLKAQSLGVPLWQLFGAADPSVPFYGSGGFTTYSNERTARQIRHWITDLGANAVKIKIAGNWGSNVERDLERIRLVRQVAGPAVELFVDANGGYSTAQAIRVARRCESDEVTWFEEPVSSDDPAGLAAVRSQVSCDVAAGEYVFDPVQARTMCAAGAVDCLQLDLTRCGGFTGWLKCAAVADSFGIPVSAHCARHCMHSSAVFPGCNMLSTFTITPASSRCSSTESLAPLGAKSQPTPRSRARA from the coding sequence ATGAACTCCACGGTTGATCTGCCCATTGACGAGGTCGCGGCGTCGGTTCACACGATAGCCACCGATGGCGACGAGGCCGACGGAACAATGCAATGGAGCGCCACCACGGCAATCGTGGTGAAGGTTTCTGCTGGCCCCTTCACCGGTGTCGGGTGGACTTACACCGATGGTGCCGCAGCGACCCTGATCAACGACACCCTCGGACCGTCGCTGACCACCTTCCGCGCCCACCAAACCACAGCCATCCACGAGCACCTCCGACGGTTGACTCGCAACCTTGGTAGACCCGGCCTGGCCAGCATGGCGATCTCGGCTATCGACATCGCCGTTTGGGATTTGAAAGCGCAATCACTCGGGGTGCCTCTTTGGCAGTTGTTTGGCGCAGCCGATCCCTCGGTCCCCTTCTATGGCAGCGGTGGCTTCACGACCTACTCCAACGAACGGACCGCGCGGCAGATCCGCCATTGGATCACGGACCTAGGCGCCAACGCAGTGAAGATCAAGATTGCCGGGAACTGGGGTTCAAACGTCGAACGCGATCTGGAACGGATACGACTGGTTCGCCAAGTCGCCGGACCAGCGGTTGAGCTATTCGTCGATGCAAACGGCGGCTACAGCACCGCTCAGGCAATCCGAGTCGCTCGGAGGTGTGAGTCCGACGAGGTGACCTGGTTTGAGGAGCCGGTCTCTTCTGACGATCCGGCGGGTTTGGCCGCGGTGCGGTCGCAGGTTTCCTGCGATGTCGCAGCCGGTGAGTACGTCTTTGATCCGGTACAGGCTCGCACGATGTGCGCTGCCGGGGCAGTCGACTGCCTGCAACTCGACCTCACCCGCTGCGGGGGCTTCACCGGTTGGCTCAAGTGCGCGGCGGTCGCGGACTCGTTCGGTATCCCGGTGTCTGCGCACTGCGCGCGGCACTGCATGCACAGCTCGGCGGTCTTCCCGGGCTGCAACATGTTGAGTACTTTCACGATCACGCCCGCGTCGAGTCGATGCTCTTCGACGGAATCCCTAGCCCCGCTGGGGGCCAAATCACAGCCAACACCGAGGTCCCGGGCACGGGCATAA
- a CDS encoding SDR family oxidoreductase: MKPARTVVVTGASAGIGRASAAAFAERGDTVVLIARGDAGLSGAVEQIEAAGGKAIAISADVANADEVFAAAAKVESEIGPIDVWVNDAFTSVFAPFDKIGADEFRRVTEVSYLGYVYGTMAAVRHMKGRDRGTIVQVGSTLAYRGIPLQSAYCGAKHAIQGFNESLRCELLHDGSAVRVTMVQMPAVNTPQFSWVLSRLPKQAQPVPPIYSPEFAAKGVVFAADHPERREYWVGSSTAATLAANAVAPGILDRYLAKTGFGSQQTDQPEPETRPSNLWTAADDDAGTDFGTRGQFHERALRRDPQLWASHHHATIAAVGALAIGGALALTRARRHAH, translated from the coding sequence ATGAAGCCAGCAAGAACGGTGGTCGTGACCGGAGCTAGCGCCGGTATTGGCCGTGCCAGCGCGGCCGCATTCGCCGAGCGTGGCGACACGGTCGTCTTGATCGCTCGCGGCGACGCTGGACTCAGCGGTGCCGTCGAGCAGATCGAGGCGGCGGGTGGAAAGGCCATAGCCATCAGTGCGGATGTGGCGAACGCCGACGAGGTTTTCGCCGCCGCAGCCAAGGTCGAGTCCGAGATTGGCCCAATCGATGTGTGGGTCAACGACGCCTTCACCTCGGTGTTTGCACCCTTCGACAAGATCGGCGCCGATGAGTTCCGACGGGTAACCGAAGTCAGCTACCTCGGCTACGTCTACGGCACGATGGCTGCCGTTCGCCACATGAAGGGTCGTGACCGGGGAACGATCGTCCAAGTCGGCTCAACCTTGGCCTACCGCGGCATTCCGCTGCAGAGCGCATACTGCGGCGCGAAACATGCCATTCAGGGTTTCAACGAGTCGCTGCGTTGCGAACTTCTCCACGATGGCAGCGCGGTCCGCGTGACGATGGTGCAGATGCCAGCGGTCAATACGCCGCAGTTCTCCTGGGTGCTCTCGCGACTGCCCAAACAGGCGCAACCGGTGCCACCGATCTACTCCCCGGAGTTTGCCGCCAAGGGTGTGGTCTTTGCCGCCGACCATCCCGAACGCCGTGAGTACTGGGTGGGTTCAAGCACCGCTGCGACGCTAGCGGCAAACGCGGTTGCTCCCGGCATTCTCGATAGGTACCTGGCCAAGACTGGTTTCGGTTCCCAGCAAACGGACCAACCAGAGCCAGAAACCCGCCCGTCGAACCTGTGGACCGCTGCCGACGATGACGCAGGAACCGACTTCGGCACTCGGGGTCAGTTCCACGAGCGCGCCCTGCGACGCGATCCGCAGCTGTGGGCTTCCCACCACCACGCAACGATTGCTGCTGTTGGCGCGCTGGCGATTGGGGGTGCGCTGGCTCTGACCCGCGCCCGTCGCCATGCGCACTGA